A single window of Caldimicrobium thiodismutans DNA harbors:
- the speB gene encoding agmatinase, giving the protein MKIPFLGLPDHPQAKVALIPVPLELSTTWLKGTKEAPLEILKVSSNLEFFDEETSLSPHETFGFFTFPVEELPLDLNSALIRIEELVEEALKAKFFPILLGGEHTLTLPSVRAFKKFYPNLRVLHLDAHLDFREEYLGTKINHATVIRRIYELGIPILSLGIRALSEEEFSEIHQKKLSVLLAKDIWRSFEEALEKVSAFLKEGPVYLSLDMDALDPSLAPGVGTPEPGGLFWQELLLILRKFVEYHPVGMDIVETRPIPGNPFTEFLVGKIILKVSAYLAERKLEF; this is encoded by the coding sequence ATGAAAATTCCCTTCTTAGGGCTACCTGACCATCCTCAGGCTAAGGTAGCCCTAATTCCCGTTCCTTTAGAACTATCAACCACCTGGCTGAAAGGCACAAAGGAAGCCCCTTTAGAAATTCTAAAGGTTAGTTCAAATCTTGAGTTTTTTGACGAGGAGACCTCTCTTTCTCCTCATGAAACTTTTGGTTTTTTTACCTTCCCAGTAGAAGAGCTTCCTCTTGACTTAAATTCCGCTTTAATAAGAATTGAAGAGCTTGTTGAAGAGGCCTTAAAAGCAAAATTTTTTCCTATTCTTCTCGGAGGAGAACATACTCTCACCCTTCCCTCGGTTAGGGCTTTTAAAAAATTTTATCCTAATTTAAGGGTGCTTCATCTTGATGCCCATCTGGACTTTAGAGAGGAATATCTTGGAACTAAGATAAATCACGCCACAGTTATACGAAGAATTTATGAGCTTGGGATCCCAATTCTCAGTCTTGGAATAAGGGCCTTATCTGAAGAGGAATTTTCAGAAATACATCAAAAGAAACTTTCTGTCCTTCTGGCAAAAGATATCTGGAGATCCTTTGAAGAGGCCTTAGAGAAGGTTTCTGCTTTTTTAAAAGAGGGGCCAGTTTATCTGAGCTTGGATATGGATGCTCTGGATCCCTCTCTTGCCCCAGGGGTTGGGACTCCTGAGCCAGGAGGCCTTTTTTGGCAAGAGCTACTATTGATCCTAAGAAAGTTTGTAGAATATCACCCTGTGGGTATGGATATTGTGGAAACAAGGCCTATTCCGGGGAATCCCTTCACAGAATTTCTGGTTGGAAAAATAATTCTCAAGGTATCTGCCTACTTAGCGGAGAGGAAACTTGAGTTTTAA
- a CDS encoding HD domain-containing protein yields MSFKHRLAKLLFEGALLKRIERTGYSFLGTGREDVAGHSFGVILCTFFLCKIFQGKVNEDKALKMALFHDFPEARTGDFNAVNKLYNSSDEKKALKEAFSGLPFEEEVLILFEEYRNGETLEAKIVHDADTLDLIVQLKEQRDLNNPFAERWINYARRRLLLNESKALASAILETEWCAWWLERLLQERNEQGSS; encoded by the coding sequence TTGAGTTTTAAACATCGTTTGGCTAAGCTTTTATTTGAAGGAGCCCTTCTAAAGAGAATTGAAAGGACAGGTTATAGTTTCCTTGGCACCGGGAGAGAGGATGTTGCAGGACACTCCTTTGGAGTAATTCTTTGCACTTTTTTTCTCTGCAAAATCTTTCAAGGAAAGGTGAATGAAGATAAGGCTCTGAAAATGGCTCTTTTTCATGATTTTCCTGAGGCAAGGACAGGGGATTTCAATGCGGTAAACAAGCTTTACAATAGCTCTGATGAGAAAAAGGCCCTTAAAGAGGCCTTTTCCGGCCTTCCCTTTGAAGAAGAAGTGCTTATTTTATTTGAAGAGTATAGAAATGGGGAAACCTTGGAGGCAAAAATTGTTCATGATGCCGATACCCTTGATCTTATTGTTCAGCTTAAAGAGCAAAGGGATCTCAATAATCCCTTTGCAGAGCGCTGGATCAACTATGCCAGAAGGAGGCTTTTATTGAATGAATCCAAAGCCCTTGCCTCTGCTATACTTGAGACCGAGTGGTGTGCCTGGTGGTTAGAAAGATTACTTCAGGAGAGAAATGAACAGGGAAGCTCCTGA
- a CDS encoding (Fe-S)-binding protein: MNREAPDLCVRCGKCIPHCPSFRFFLQEGFSPRGRNFLFARGITSKSYDFCLFCERCAQVCPYGLSFPHTYLQRIFKSESLEYPYFENALSLLFLHPKGRYLYKKFDESIFDDYATGDFYLYASCGLKHLYPSALFQFLEKIKTLKLIPHLPSGQDCCGIPWVSLRSYQTLKRHALRKLELFSERKPLVTFCATCYWVLKRVYPLLFEGEAESESILELSERTFFVTEFLESQLGLSLEFKGDPKILYHLPCHLKSPLTSIEKGIKNKFKAQDFCCGSAKPTLWLRGFQKEFFRLWKGKLLGKKILATSCTGCYLNFSLLLKRPPEVKHWMELWK, from the coding sequence ATGAACAGGGAAGCTCCTGACCTTTGTGTTCGTTGTGGAAAGTGCATCCCCCATTGTCCAAGTTTCAGGTTTTTTTTGCAAGAGGGTTTTTCCCCGCGAGGAAGAAATTTCCTTTTTGCCCGTGGAATAACCTCTAAAAGTTATGATTTTTGTCTTTTTTGTGAAAGATGTGCCCAGGTCTGTCCTTACGGTTTAAGTTTTCCTCATACTTATCTCCAGAGAATTTTTAAATCTGAGAGTTTGGAGTATCCTTACTTTGAAAATGCTCTATCCCTTCTTTTTCTGCATCCTAAGGGCAGGTATCTTTATAAAAAATTTGATGAATCCATTTTTGATGATTATGCTACAGGAGACTTTTATCTCTATGCCTCCTGTGGTTTAAAACACCTCTATCCTTCAGCCCTTTTTCAATTTTTGGAAAAGATAAAAACCTTAAAGCTCATTCCTCACTTGCCCAGTGGACAGGACTGCTGCGGAATTCCCTGGGTGAGCTTAAGGTCATACCAAACTCTTAAAAGACATGCTTTGAGAAAACTTGAGCTCTTTTCTGAAAGGAAACCCCTGGTCACCTTTTGTGCTACCTGTTACTGGGTCTTAAAAAGGGTCTATCCTTTACTCTTTGAGGGTGAAGCTGAGTCTGAATCTATTCTTGAACTATCTGAGCGCACTTTTTTTGTTACCGAATTCCTTGAATCTCAACTTGGTCTCTCTTTGGAGTTTAAAGGTGATCCTAAGATTCTCTATCACCTGCCCTGTCATCTAAAATCACCCTTGACTTCTATTGAAAAGGGTATTAAAAATAAATTTAAGGCCCAAGATTTTTGTTGTGGTTCAGCTAAACCTACTCTCTGGCTTAGGGGCTTTCAAAAGGAATTTTTTAGGCTCTGGAAAGGGAAACTCTTGGGCAAAAAGATTTTAGCAACTTCCTGCACAGGCTGTTATCTCAATTTCAGTTTACTTTTGAAGAGACCTCCCGAGGTTAAGCACTGGATGGAATTATGGAAATGA